The genomic DNA TATGTGTATTTATTCGTTAGTTGATTATTAATGAAACTTTCGTAAAGGAacctttttgttttctataACATTTTGGAATGCCAAATTTTTTAGTTCTCCATCGAAGTTAAGAGCATTCTCTTTCTGGTATTTTTACCTTGTGGTTGCTGATGCTGTCATAGTAACTGCTTTATAATTGCAGCCAAGTTTACATGGCTAGAGAAATAAAGACGGGAGAAATCGTCGCTTTGAAGAAAATTCGGATGGATAATGAGAGAGAGGGGGTATGTCATGCTTTTTCCTTCACTTATACCTTAgttgtttaatttttcttgagGAACTGGATTTCTAATACATTTCCCAAACAAGAATGATCAATATAGTTATTTAATATGCATACTCCTCTGAAATGTTTCCTATCCAGTTCCCCATAACTGCCATACGGGAAATCAAGATTCTTAAGAAGCTTCACCATGATAATGTCATTAATTTGAAAGAGATTGTGACATCCCCAGGTATTAGATATTTATGTCTCTTGAGATTTTACGTAGTGTCTGTTACCCGAAGCAGTTTCTTGCATCTTATACTTTCCTTTACATATCAATTAATCAGGGATGGTTTTGCAGGTCCAGAGAAGGACGAGCAAGGTAGACCAGGCAagtaatatatttttgtgtattaTTAGCCTATTATGtctatcttcatcttcattggttTAAAGTTTGTTAAACACTAGCATTTTTTTTCAGACTTAAATGGTTTGGCTTGTCAAGTGCTGACTTGATCAACCtgtatttttttggttgattttattcttgtttgatATCAAGATAATTTCTAACTTAATCTGTTTTGATGGAATTTCAGATGGTAATAAGTATAAAGGTGGCATCTATATGGTCTTTGAATACATGGACCATGATTTGACAGGCCTAGCTGATCGACCTGGGATGAGATTTTCAGTTGCGCAGATTAAGGTATCACAAACAGGGAGACTTGCGAGTTACTTAATCACCGACTATTTGAGGTTTGAAGCCTtatctttttccctttttctgtCTTACAGTGCTACATGAAACAACTTTTGACCGGGCTTCACTATTGTCATGTGAATCAAGTCCTTCACCGAGATATTAAAGGTTAGTATATAAGCAATTCTTCTGtcatcatttcaattttgttaGTATTATGAGCCCAACattatgttttatattttttgcgCAGGCTCTAATCTACTTATAGACAATGAAGGCAATCTGAAGCTTGCAGATTTTGGGCTTGCCCGTTCATTTTCAAATGATCACAATGCCAATCTTACAAATCGTGTTATTACTCTTTGGTACAGGTGAATATCAAATTCCCTTAAATGGAGGTTCTCCTTTAACTGTTTTCTCTCATCTCGTGAAGTTTGCATTGGTTTCTGCAACCTATCTATAGATCTGAATTGATAGCCTGCTTTTTATGAAACATCTGAACTTACGATAACCTTCTTACAAGAAGTATCATTATTTTGGATATCTGTTGTATGTGTATAAAGGTATTTGTGAGTGGTCGACCATGTTTTATTTCACTGTTTTCTGTTTTGATGGAGTTATGGTAAATCTTCTCTTTTAGTTGTCCGGTGTTGTTTAGTTGATGCTTAATTCTTTTGTGGGTCATCTGGAGTGTTGACTGGTCTTATTGGTAAGCATTACAATTATGAATGTGAAGCCAATTCTTtattgtgttgtggtatgtttATGGGGGTAGTTTGATGCTTGGACCTTTGAGGATCGTGATACTACCCATAATTTGAGTCAATTTCTGTTTGGTctctttttccattgatgtgAGTTCTGTTTGGATTATGGTCTTCTTTTAAGAGCTTTTGGTTTTTATAGGTTTTATATCTACCTCTCTCTTTTTTGCTTGTTCTCTTCTTTGTATATGTCTCTCCCAAAAGGAGCACTTTATTGTGTTTTATTCCTCAATAAGATTTTATACAAGCAAATAATTTGTGATATGTTTTGTTTCAACAGACCTCCAGAGTTGCTTCTTGGAGCTACAAAGTATGGTCCAGCTGTAGATATGTGGTCCGTTGGGTGTATCTTTGCTGAGCTTCTACATGGCAAGCCAATTTTTCCCGGGAAAGATGAGGTAATAACATTTTCTGTTATAGGGTGGTTTTAACTGCTTTCTTGTATGAATTGATATGACAGCTTAGGGGCTGTTTGGTATCCTTGGATTTTCAAAAATGATGAATGTAGCTAAATTATTTAGTACTCAttagtttcaaaaacaaaaaatggagTCCAAGAAGGATACCAAGCAGGCCTTTAGTATCCTACAAAGCAATGTTGTGGGAGTGGTTTGGAAGTTTGGATTTAAAACTAGTTATAAGGGAACAAGGGGTGGGGAGATGGATCTTCAATGGGATACAGTTGGCTTGTAAGCTTCCCTTTCAGCATCGCTTTCTTCAGAATTTAGGCATTTTGTTTCAGGCTACACTTTATGATTGGAATTCTGCTGTAAACTAGTTTTTGTGGTCTTCCATATATCTTTGTTGCGTAGTTACGGTTTGCAGTTGTCAATACTTCTTGTACATAATGGGATAAGcttagaaagagaaaaaaaatagtatttcAACGTTTATGCATACACAAATTGAGTTGACAAGTATGGATTTCCATGTGCTTTTATGCTACAAGAAGCTCTCATCGAGCATGTACAGTAGGACCAATAAGATTGTTTTAGTAGAGTTTGAAAGATAAGTtgaaacatttttttcttttgtctgtGGTTCAAAGGTTTTGActcataaacaaataaattttttatatgaagTTTATTTGTCATAAAGGGGTCATAAGTTTTgagtaaattaattaaacttttcTTTGGTGAAGTTCATTTATAATGCATAACATATGGTTTACGGCTTAAGATGATGTGGTTCTTTGTGTCATTTCATTATTTTGCCATCCTCTCggtctttttattttatgttcttTTACATTATCCGTTGATAATGGTTTTATTCTAATAAGAAAGCATTATAGTGTTCATGCTTTCCGGTGTTGACTGCTTGACCTTGAAAGGTCAAACTACTTTGTTCTTTTTGGTTTACCATAGAAGATGCATTTCTTACCTTCTCTTTGCTGTGTGTCTTATGTAGCTTCTATCATTCTAgtattttcctaatttttttgacatatcatttcttaaattttttgatATATCAATTTAGTTACTTTGGGAATCCTGGTGGGTTTTGTATTTTATGTAGTAGGTATTAGAAGCATTTTGAATTGGCCCTGCAGTGTAAAATGTAGTATGGTTTCATAATGACTGCGGGTTGGACCAAAGAAGTAGTTATAGTTAATGTGTTCaagttttagtgttttaacttttactTCTGTTAACACATCTACAAGTCACTTGGGTCAGTCAGGATTCATTTCCAGTCATCTGACATTCAGTTGAGGTACTGATTTGGCTGTGGCTGTTTCCCGGgcgcgcggggggggggggggggggggggtgttggtAATGGGAGTTAAGGGttgaagtttgtttttggttccACTCTTTGTGCTTCAGTCACCGTTTAATTCAGGGGTCCCTTGATCTCTTAATATATGGAGAAACCGGCAGGCTTATGCTAGTCTGGCCTATAGGAGAGAGGGTTTGCTAGAGTCTGGGTTTTGGGTGAGAGATGGTTCTCAGCCCCTTCTTTGTTTTTGCTTGTCCGTTTCGGATGGCTTTGCATGGTCTTCTTGACCACCGCCTTCCgttcttttttaatatattcgtctctttttccaaaaaaaaaaaaaaaaaaatgcagggcACTGATTTCTACAAAATTGGAATACAACAGTAAATTTAACAACAAAAAAGCACTAATACATTTACATTGATCGGTAACTTCCCTACATCGACACCAGCCTCTCTATATTAGGTTTTGGTcactcaatcaaattaaggttTTACAAGTTATACCAAAGTCATTAGAAACTCGCCAGTACACACCCACCACTTAACAGATTCTTCAAATTTCTCATAGGGTCTCAACTCGAGAATCACAAGTTACAGGAACCATGAGTCCCTTTATTCCAAATGGATCCTGGTGTGGGCTTAAACTCTGTCGGAAATGAATATAAGTTAAGTAATTTGAATATAGCACTCCGAGTAAAAATTGAAACACAGAAATGTCTCCTCTTAGGGTATTTTGACCAGATTTTTGCCTAATATAGCCTTTGGTCATTTACAATTTGGGGATCTCTGCCAAGTCCTTTTTCAAACAAGACTTCATTTTGTCATTGTTATTCAGTGGTCCAGTAGAAACTTATTGTTGTTTGTTTCTACTTGAGTCCTTAATAATCCTACTCAAATTTGAGGTGGGCAACGGGGAGAGGGTGAGGTTTTGGGAGGATGGTTGGTTGGTTGGTGGGGGGACCATTGAAAGAACAATATCCTGGATTATTCGTGTGGTCTCCAATCGTTTCTACAATGCTGCAAGTTTGAGGTGGGCAACGGGGAGAGGGTGAGGTTTTGGGAGGATGGTTGGTTGGAAGGGGGACCATTGAAAGAACAATATCCTAGATTATTCTTGCTATCGAGAATGCACAACCAGAACATCTCAAGTTTTGTGGATCTTCCTATCAATTCTTTGAGCTGGAATTTTGATTTCAGGAGAAATTTGAATGCGGTGGAGATAGAAGAGGCAGCTAGATTATTACAGAAAGTGGAAAATGTTCGCTTGTTTCAATCAAGAGCGGATGACAGAAGGTGGAAACTAGACTTATCAGGATTGTTCACTTGCAAATCCTTTCGCTCTTTCTTGAGCaacaatgggattgtgcaacaTTTTCCACCCTCTTCTCAGATTTGGAAATCAAAAGTTCCTCCAAAGGTCAAAGTTCTTGTGTGGCTAGTGGCTAATGGGAAGCGCAACACTTATGATCAAATTCAAAGGAGAAGCCCTTTAAATTGCTTCTCTCCCCATTGGTGCAGTTTGTGTAAAACTAAGGAGGAGAGTGTTAACCACATTTTTCTCCATTGTTCTTATACGATTCAACTGTGGTGGAAATTGTTTCAGGAGGTTAGAGTTAGTTGGGTCATTCCAAAGGGTTGTTTCGAGCTTCTAAGCACCAATTTTGAGGCTCTAGGAATTGGGAGGAAAGCTAAAGCTTTGTAGGGTTGTCTGGTGTCGGCAGTTTTTTGGAACATTTGGTTGGAGTGTAATAAAAGAATTTTTGAGGATTATACTGGTGTTGGGGTAGCAGATCTATGGGGAAGAGTAAGATATTGGGCAGCCTTCTGGGCTTCAGTTTCGAATGTTtttaagaattactctctttctcACATATTGTGGGATATGTTAGCAGCCGTAAAGTGATTTTGGTTGAGGTTTTCCTACTTGTAATCAGATCCCCTTGAGAGATTTTCTTGTTCTgttcttggtggatttcttatccacttcTGTGTAATTCAcgtttcttttttaataaattgttatggtttcttctcaaaaaaaaaaaaaaaaaaaaatcctactcAAGTCCTTAATAACCCATCCTATGTTTGGCTACTATCGAAACAGAAGTGGAGCATATCCCGAACTCTGGCTCCAGAGATTATTCTAGTTTGGTCTCTAACCCTAACCTAGTATCTGAACTAGTAAGTTTGGCAATGTCCTGATCCAGTTTGATTTTTGACTATTATGACTCCACCTCGGTTCCACTCTTTTGTGATATTGCTCTTGTGCGTATGTTATTGTTTAACATGCACATGTAAAAGGTATATAACTTTCCAACCTGAACTTTTAATATCTTCAAAAATATGTTCAACAGTgtaatccttttttttatttgtaatccTTGTAGCCAGAGcaattaaataagatttttgagcTATGTGGAGCTCCAGATGAGGTCAACTGGCCCGGAGTTTCAAAGATTCCATGGTATAACAACTTCAAGCCCACGAGGCCACTGAAGAAACGTCTCAGGGATGTTTTCAGACAGTAAGTAGTTTACCTACTAGAGTTCTCAAATGTTCCATCATCAGCATGCCCGCGGGTCTTTGGTGGCTTTTGGCTTGTGTATATCATagcttatcttttctttgtttgctgTATAGTTTTGACCGTCATGCTTTGGAGTTGTTGGAGAAAATGCTGACACTTGATCCTTCTCAGGTACATACTTTCATTGTCCTCCTTCCTAATTGTGCATGAAAATATGCATGCATACTCACTGACATATTTCTCAGATTATATCATTTACAACTTACAAGTCATCTGTCGTCTTGTATCGAGTTAATCCACGGAAAATGctattccttttgagttacccCTTGTAGCAATGGTAATAGAAGTTGGGTTGGCATTGTGAGGACGGATAATTGTTGCATACTGTACCAATATGATTAATGCTATCGTATTTACACGGGCTTCTGACTGACTgtttattgttttgttgtttttgtgattATTAATTATAGAGAATATCAGCTAAGGATGCTCTTGATGCCGAGTATTTCTGGACTGATCCATTACCTTGTGATCCTAAGAGGTTGGTTCCTTGTACCGgcaaaaaatttctttttacttagttttatgtttttttgttctttgtatttagttttttaatagTCGCGTGTTTTACAtcaccttttgtttttgttttgactGCAACCATTTTTTGGCTCAGTCTACCAAAATATGAATCATCACACGAGTTCCAGACAAAGAAAAAGCGCCAGCAGCAACGACAACATGAAGAGAATGCAAAACGTCAGAAACTGCAGCACCCTCAGCAGCATACCCGCCTCCCACCGATTCAGCAATCTGGCCAAGCACATTCCCAAATGCGGCCTGGACCTAACCAGCCTATCCATGGTTCTCAGCCCCCAGTTGCTACAGGACCTAGCCACCATTATGGTAAGCCACGCGGGCCTTCTGGAGGGCCTAGCAGATACCCACCTGGTGGGAACCCTGGTGGTGGATACAACCATCCAAGTCGGGGTGCTCAAGGTGGCGGAGGTGGGTACAGCAGTGGCCCATATCCACAAGGGCGGGGAGCACCATATGGTTCTAGTGGCATGCCTGGTGCAGGTCCTCGGGGTGGAGGTAGTGGTTATGGAGTTGGTGGCCCAAACTATCCTCAGAATGGTCCCTATGGTGGCTCTGCAGCAGGTCGGGGCTCAAACATGATGGGTGGAAACCGCAATCAACAGTATGGTTGGCAGCAGTAAATATGCACCTCCTTGGTACAAGAGAAGGGATCTGAGCTCGACGGTTTAGCAAGTGTGATTCGAAGGGTCGGAAGAGAAGCATCATTGAACCACTGCTAAATAATTTCTACGGGATGTGATTGATTCGTATGCAAAACATTCTCAAACCAGTTTTACGTTCAAATATGTACCGGTTAATCTGTTACttagaaaatatgcagaaaagcGGGAAGATGCCGAATGAGTTGTGTTTGAGTTATGCATACCATCCGAGGTTAGGTTGTACTTGGGCAGAGTCTCCAGGAGTGTTTGCTGTGTGgtttaaagtttaaacttttCATACAGTTTTGGCTCTAATTTAAGCTGGAAGCTGTGACCATGTACGATACTCGGGAATTTTCGGACAAAATTATGAGACAATTTGTTGCAAAGACATACAAATAATAGTATCATTTAATAATTTAGTCCAATATTATTAGTATTCCCTTCATTCTTTTAATTAGGGATGTCTTCAACTTTCGGGTGCCAAGAGAATTGGTAGCAAGACTCGCCTATATAGGCTATAGCGTACTCATTAGCCACATGAACTTGAGAATCTAATACATCATAAGATACATACAATATCGGGTGCCAAGAGAATTGCTAGCAAGACTCACCCCTATAGTGTACTCATTAGCCACGTGGACTTGAGAATCTAGTACGTCATAAGATATATACAATTAGTGAACATAGAACTCAAAAAAGATTGGATCATAAGTTAAGAATTTTTGAAATCTCTAAATGCACTTGATTTTCATCTGTTTCTTTCAAACGTTAGGATTTCAGAGTTTTCGTGTCATAGTCAGAATTTTAAATCCATCTTGCATCGTTACTCCCAAATTTTAGGTTTAGTTTCAAATCAAAAATTTTGATCGATTAATCAGTAAATAGTTTAAAGGGTAATACAAGAAAGACTAAATGCATatactaaattttgtaaactaaataacgtGAAAATTAAACCAGATCTGGCCCATCAAGttctcattattattattattatttttttagaaagtACGATATTCCATATATGAGAAATGAACCGTACAAAGGTGGATAGAGTGCTTACAATGGGTCTCAATAAAAACCTTGCCGGGCTTTCAACCTGATTCAAGGGAAAAAGAGCGTGCCGCACCTCTAAATTAAGTAATAATACTATCCTCTAAAAGCAAATTAGAAATTACATTCGGAGGTTCTTCAAACCATGAAACTTGTTTGTGCAGCGATAAGCCCAATCTCACAAGCCGATGTGCAACCTTGTTTGTCTCTCGGTGACCAAATGTAGCCTTCCAATTCAGAAAGGACTTCAACATATGCCTTGCATCCTGCAAAATATTGCCAAACTGACCATTACCTTGTGCTGCCGTGTCTTTTTGCAATACCTTGATAACCACCATTGCGTCTCCCTGCATTATTATCTTACAAGTTTTTCTCGCTTCTCAATGAAGCTTTGAATTAAACAGCACATTTGCACATTTGTACACTCAAGCTTCCTTGACAGTAAAACACAGCTTCTACATTTCCATGGAGCTTGCAAATGCTAAGCAAAGTTCTCCAACAGAGATAGAAGCAGAACAGGTGCAACGTATCAAACAAACGATGTAAGTAAAAAGAGGAGAGGAGGGAATATTAGTATATTCCTTTTCACTCTTGATTTGATGTTTTGTAACGAGGTTACAAGCGTTCCTCTATTTATAGAGATTTTCACCCGACAATTTCTTTACATGCATGGAGAAAAACTTACACCAAAGACAAACTTACCGCCTTAGTACTTTTACCAAAGATTTTTAAACGTTGCCACCAAAAGTCTAATTTGGTTCGCTACTCACATTATTACATATGAGACATTCACACTACTTTCATGACAGTTTTGGGTTATTTTGTAAACCCAAAAGCTTAATACCCAGCCAGTCCCAATAAGAAATCCCTAGCAGACgaaatctctctctctgcaacccTACCGCCCGACCTCTGCTCAATTTTACGTCAGCCTCTCCTCCGCTACATCTTCTCACCGCCGTGTGCGACGGCAACCTCTCAGGTGGTTCTTTTCTCTCGCTCTCTCACTGGTtgtaaaggaaaaggaaagtgAAAGTAGAACAATGGATGTGACTGTTTCTTTAGGTATTTTTCTTCAAGCAAGAAACTTTCAAATTGTTAGTTTAGTTAAAATTAGTTATATTCATgctcatttataagtgagataTTTTGAATTCAAATCTCGTAAATAGTAAAAGgaatagaaaataaaacagTACGGCTCTAGCTTAGAGTTATGACCCAACTTGAACTGTTCAAATTTGTTTCGTGGTTTGGCTCGTTCAAGCTCCGTCCGTAAATGAAACATGCTGAGCTTGAATAAAATATTATGATAAAATCATATGAACTTGAGCTTTGCAACTCATATTTTTTCATGTTAAGGGTGGATAATTTCAAAGTATTTgttattatgtttttattttagtttattttaacaTCTTTCACTTTTCATTAAGTCGTGctgaataaaatttcaaatttgatttacaAACGAACCgaattcaaacttgaaaaacAATTATTCGAGTCAAGTTTGAACATATTATTTCGAGCTTGAGCTTAGCTTAATGATGAGTAATATCATCTCAGCCGAACTTGAACACCTTAATACCTTATCACTAGTCTTTGCTCAAATTATACaactataaataaatataaaaaattataattaatttatcactcaagtattttatatatacatttttttgaaaTACTAAGTAAATTACAAATAGAGTCCTCCGTAGATCCTTCATGGCTGATTCAACAATGTGTATAAAAGTATGTACGTTCATGGGCTGGGCCATAACTCATGGGTTTCCAGTCGAGTTGGGCTGCAGCAAAAATAAAACCACAGGGCCTCTAGTCCAGTATCCTTTCATGGGCTGGGCCAGCCCAAATTGAAATTGATGCCAAATGGAGAGAAACGTACAtgaaaaggaaggaaaattaaccaaaaacctaaaaaatttagttttaatgaaaaataataaataaatgtgtagtgaatagtacaagagaaaagtaaaaatgtgtttttcgttaaaaatgaatagtatcaggaatgttttgttaaaacttcataaaaataaTAGATCACTgacaaaaaatctaaaaaaaatttaattttaataaaaaatgacaaataaagataCAATAAATAGTAGTTTATTTTTCCATTAAAATAGTAAGTATCAACTCCCTAAAAAGAATAGATCACCGCCGTCAATTGAACCATAGGAAATTGGCATTTAGCGAGATTCCCTCCTTCCGGTTGGTTTCTGTCTCTTGTCATCGTCACTAACTAGTCTGCTCCTCCTCCGTCCGCATCGTCCCATCGATTCCGGCCGTATTAACACCTCCATAACTCCATAAGCAACAAGCAAAAGCAGCTACCTTGGAGCCACAGACACACAGAGGATTGAATTTGATTCGAGGAGAAGAAGGGTAAACATGCAACCTACTCAATCATTCATggttatttatttctttattagGGTTTTCTTGTCCTTCTTCTTCTGAATCACATTGTGGGTGTGCTTGTTTATCTAGGGTTTTTCTGCCATTAGGGTTTCGTTTCTCAATTTTGTAAACTCAGTTTATCTGTTTTATATTTCTGACCCTAGAATAATttggggttttgttttgttatccTTTTCAAAGGAATTGGATTTCTGTTGTGGTTGTCTTACCCACAAACCAAAGTTGTGGTTTCCTTGGTATTTAGAGTTTTctgattgtttgtttgtttggttgcaGTCATCAGTTCTTCCAGTTCCAGTCATGAACAAGTGACTAGTTAGTATTATAGTGTGATTAAGTGAGTTTCAAACTGTGGATTGTATAGCGTTTGCATTTACATGTGTGTCTGGATGTTACTGTAATGTCATTGCATGCGTGTTTCCGGAAATTCCATGACCGTTTTTTCCTGGAGTACTTAGAGCTAACGGAACACTTGGTGCAAAATGAGCGCAatgacgttctaggattcatatagtgaccccacttagtgggataaggctttgctgctgttgttgtttgtctgatttttttttttttttttttttttttcattttgtttttctgttcaAGGCCAGAAAAAATACATGGGAAAGGAAAAGACTACAGATTTGGAGTTTGAAGCaaggaaagagaagaaaaagttgaaggaGAAAAGGAAGACAGGTGAACCTGGTAGAAATTCCACTTCGATTGAAGGCTCTGAGGACAAAGTTCAGGTGGAGAAATTTGACAAGAATGGTGAAAGTGGAGAAGGggttaaaaagaaaatgaaaaggaagTGGGAAATGGAGGGGGTCGACGGTGGATTGATGTCGAAGCAGAATGATGTACAGCAGCTCGGAAATGATAAAGAGAAATCCAATGAATTTGACAAGAATGTAGGAACTGATAAGGAAAGTGGGGAAGGCAATGGTGGAACTGATAGAGAAAGTGGAGAAGgggccaaaaagaaaaagaaaaggaagaaggaaaCAAAAGGGGTCAATAGTGAATTGAAGTCGAACCAGAGTGATGAACAGCTGCTCGCAAATGATAGAGAGAAATCCAATGAATTTGACAAGAATGTTGGAACTGATAAGGAAAGTGGGGAAGACAAGGGTGGAACTGATAGAGAAAGTGGAGAAGgggccaaaaagaaaaagaaaaggaagaaggaaaCAGAAGGGGTCAATAGTGAATTGATGTCAAACCAGAGTGATGAACAGCTGCTCAGAAATGATAGAGAGAAATCCAATGGGAAAATCATGGAAGAAGCTGACATTGCAGATAacgaaaagaagagaaagaaactaTCTGAGGATGACGAAATGGGGGATGCCAAAATGAACAAAGGAGAagtgaataaaaagaaaaagaaaaagaagaaagagaagacaGAAAAGGTGGGCGGTGAATCGGTACAGAACATCGTAACTGATGGAAAGGAGGCTGGAGTAGAAAGTAAGCATTCAGATGGGCAAGTCATGGAGAAGGGTGGaatcatgaaaaaaaagaaaacaaagaatagtaAGAATTCAAGAAGTGAAATGCAGGAAACTGGTGGTGAGAAATTGGGCAGCGAAAGCAGAACTCAAGAAAATAATTCCTTAGAGAACGACGGTAATGTTAATGGAACTGG from Pyrus communis chromosome 17, drPyrComm1.1, whole genome shotgun sequence includes the following:
- the LOC137722302 gene encoding cyclin-dependent kinase C-2-like, with amino-acid sequence MAIAAPGQLNLNEVPSWGSRSVDCFEKLEQIGEGTYGQVYMAREIKTGEIVALKKIRMDNEREGFPITAIREIKILKKLHHDNVINLKEIVTSPGPEKDEQGRPDGNKYKGGIYMVFEYMDHDLTGLADRPGMRFSVAQIKCYMKQLLTGLHYCHVNQVLHRDIKGSNLLIDNEGNLKLADFGLARSFSNDHNANLTNRVITLWYRPPELLLGATKYGPAVDMWSVGCIFAELLHGKPIFPGKDEPEQLNKIFELCGAPDEVNWPGVSKIPWYNNFKPTRPLKKRLRDVFRHFDRHALELLEKMLTLDPSQRISAKDALDAEYFWTDPLPCDPKSLPKYESSHEFQTKKKRQQQRQHEENAKRQKLQHPQQHTRLPPIQQSGQAHSQMRPGPNQPIHGSQPPVATGPSHHYGKPRGPSGGPSRYPPGGNPGGGYNHPSRGAQGGGGGYSSGPYPQGRGAPYGSSGMPGAGPRGGGSGYGVGGPNYPQNGPYGGSAAGRGSNMMGGNRNQQYGWQQ
- the LOC137722926 gene encoding uncharacterized protein; the protein is MGKEKTTDLEFEARKEKKKLKEKRKTGEPGRNSTSIEGSEDKVQVEKFDKNGESGEGVKKKMKRKWEMEGVDGGLMSKQNDVQQLGNDKEKSNEFDKNVGTDKESGEGNGGTDRESGEGAKKKKKRKKETKGVNSELKSNQSDEQLLANDREKSNEFDKNVGTDKESGEDKGGTDRESGEGAKKKKKRKKETEGVNSELMSNQSDEQLLRNDREKSNGKIMEEADIADNEKKRKKLSEDDEMGDAKMNKGEVNKKKKKKKKEKTEKVGGESVQNIVTDGKEAGVESKHSDGQVMEKGGIMKKKKTKNSKNSRSEMQETGGEKLGSESRTQENNSLENDGNVNGTGDEISNRNTEDKNSTHKETSKRVHFADDIEVFSLFDGSKDAEVGKVRGKRFSAEEDELVKKAVLTYIEEHQLGDEGIDMVLNCKNYPEIRNCWKDIGETLPWRDKKSIYYRAHMLLERASERTWTKEEYEKVRRAAIEAKEKGEAKPNWRKVGNELGKHRIHVKDAWRRIKLQNMKTGVWSQEEYQTLFDLVNKDLRMRALEEKKYSKHGMLRDNIKWEAISETLGTRTNPVCCQKWYNQLASPLVADGQWADVDDYRLVYALNSLDACCMEEVDWDDLLEHRSGDVCKKRWNQMVRHIGQYAMKSFAEQVEILSKRYCPDALEAKEACDSKPVVE